A window of the Butyricimonas virosa genome harbors these coding sequences:
- a CDS encoding RNA polymerase sigma factor, protein MNRKDLSLYIKKRRAIWLRCTVFWCRTIISQEEAEDILQEVICMLYEKPGVEKLIELMNMPCNNVTKLDYYVFKTIHHNCTSKSAPYYQQYHKISKKENLENSQLEKLVTDVYEGNDTPDEKTDQEKIEMIKQIFNNLNMSERNRKLFIFHVFEGKEFSEWSGTETLQKLNNIVYEIKLRIRKELKKIPRQGG, encoded by the coding sequence ATGAACAGAAAAGATTTAAGCCTTTATATCAAAAAAAGGCGGGCGATCTGGCTCCGATGTACTGTATTTTGGTGCCGGACAATTATCTCACAAGAGGAAGCCGAAGACATCCTTCAGGAAGTGATCTGCATGTTGTATGAAAAACCGGGTGTAGAAAAATTGATCGAATTAATGAATATGCCATGCAACAACGTAACAAAGTTGGATTATTACGTGTTCAAGACAATACATCACAATTGCACATCCAAAAGTGCCCCTTATTACCAGCAATACCACAAAATTTCCAAAAAAGAAAACTTGGAAAACAGCCAATTGGAAAAACTCGTGACCGACGTGTACGAAGGCAACGACACCCCGGATGAAAAAACGGATCAAGAAAAAATCGAAATGATTAAACAAATATTCAACAACTTGAATATGTCGGAACGCAACCGCAAACTATTCATCTTTCATGTCTTTGAAGGCAAAGAATTTAGTGAATGGTCGGGGACGGAAACACTTCAAAAGCTAAACAATATCGTGTATGAAATCAAATTAAGAATCAGAAAAGAATTAAAAAAAATACCCAGACAGGGGGGGTAG
- a CDS encoding DJ-1/PfpI family protein yields the protein MAKKVAVLAVNPVNGFGLFQYLETFFENGISYKVFAVAETKEIKTNSGIALVADDVIAHLKGHEDEFDALVFGCGDAVPKFGENAGKPYNQDMLTVIKAFGDKGKILIGHCAAAMMFDSVGIATGKKVAAHPLAKPAIQHAKATNEKSEIDGNFYTAQTENTIWTMMPEVIATLKK from the coding sequence ATGGCAAAAAAAGTAGCCGTATTGGCAGTTAACCCGGTAAACGGGTTCGGTTTGTTCCAGTATCTGGAAACATTTTTCGAAAATGGTATTTCCTATAAAGTATTTGCAGTGGCAGAAACGAAAGAAATCAAGACGAATTCCGGCATTGCCCTCGTGGCAGATGACGTGATTGCTCACTTGAAAGGACACGAGGACGAGTTCGACGCTCTTGTGTTCGGCTGTGGTGACGCTGTACCTAAATTCGGGGAAAACGCCGGAAAGCCTTACAACCAGGATATGTTGACCGTGATCAAAGCTTTCGGGGACAAGGGTAAAATCCTGATCGGTCACTGCGCCGCCGCCATGATGTTCGACTCCGTGGGCATCGCCACCGGAAAGAAAGTAGCCGCTCATCCTCTTGCCAAACCGGCCATCCAACATGCAAAAGCCACCAACGAGAAATCCGAGATCGACGGCAATTTCTACACCGCTCAAACGGAAAACACGATCTGGACAATGATGCCGGAAGTGATTGCAACGTTGAAAAAATAA
- a CDS encoding lipocalin family protein, whose amino-acid sequence MKNLSLVVMFMLLFVACSDDDDSWSAKDLEGKWSIYEFVEDGETEEVSLKTELSYFELKSNKDYEAFDYYDYSTVKGSYSLSGDELTVTIGNNTELVKVLDVKSDKAVVEMEEDGKKFIANLKRTTVEPQLFLEPVLDFNADSKSIKQKERRVLSEEKTDNLTFRSSNKFEKNVLYTFKNGKMIGAMVLLNLYSISAEALVDYMDEKYSFLGYENELAVWTKGDDILVGVSVQSYGLAIMYIKRDEK is encoded by the coding sequence ATGAAAAATTTATCTCTGGTTGTAATGTTTATGTTGTTGTTTGTTGCGTGTAGTGATGATGACGATAGTTGGTCTGCAAAGGATCTTGAAGGTAAATGGAGTATATACGAATTTGTTGAAGACGGGGAGACGGAGGAGGTGAGTTTAAAAACCGAGTTAAGCTATTTCGAGCTCAAGAGTAACAAAGATTACGAAGCGTTTGATTATTATGATTATAGTACGGTAAAGGGGAGCTACTCTTTATCCGGTGACGAGTTGACAGTCACGATTGGGAATAACACAGAACTGGTTAAAGTGTTGGACGTGAAGTCTGATAAAGCGGTCGTGGAAATGGAAGAGGACGGGAAAAAATTCATCGCTAACCTGAAAAGGACGACTGTTGAACCGCAACTGTTCCTCGAACCGGTTCTCGATTTTAACGCCGATTCGAAAAGTATTAAACAAAAAGAGAGAAGAGTGTTATCCGAAGAGAAAACGGATAATCTGACTTTCAGGAGTTCAAATAAATTTGAAAAAAATGTATTGTACACGTTTAAAAATGGGAAAATGATTGGGGCGATGGTCCTGCTAAATTTGTACAGTATTAGCGCCGAAGCCCTTGTTGACTACATGGACGAGAAATATTCTTTTTTGGGATACGAGAACGAGTTAGCAGTTTGGACGAAAGGAGATGATATTCTTGTTGGGGTATCTGTTCAATCTTACGGGTTGGCTATTATGTATATAAAAAGAGACGAAAAATAG
- a CDS encoding type I restriction endonuclease, which produces MDFKDSIKQISERIDTLKANLPTEEATKTALIMPFINALGYDVFNPLEVLPEMCCDIGTKKGEKIDYAIMRDGEPIILIECKHWEQDLNLHDNQLLRYFNVSKAKFGVLTNGITYRFYTDLSEPNIMDDKPFLEINMLDLKDTQIEELKKFHKSYFDVDMILSSASELKYMGELRTVIGKEFTTPSPDFVRFFGKQVYDGVFTPKVLEQFSTLVKRTINNYVSDIISDRLKAAIKDEEQPAEQNITTVQQPTDEEQPDNGIVTTAEELEAFYIVKSLLRNVFPVERITYKDTRSYFGVSIDNNVRKTVCRFYFDPPTRKRLAIIDENKSEKMYKLNSINDIYNYADTLIEAANKYL; this is translated from the coding sequence ATGGATTTCAAAGATTCAATTAAACAAATCTCGGAGCGCATTGATACCCTCAAAGCCAATCTTCCGACAGAAGAAGCGACAAAAACGGCTTTGATTATGCCTTTTATAAACGCATTGGGCTATGATGTCTTCAACCCTTTGGAGGTGTTGCCTGAAATGTGTTGTGACATCGGCACAAAGAAAGGTGAGAAAATTGACTACGCCATAATGAGAGACGGCGAGCCGATAATACTTATTGAGTGCAAACATTGGGAACAAGACCTGAACCTGCATGACAATCAACTGCTGCGTTACTTCAACGTCTCAAAGGCTAAATTCGGTGTCCTGACAAACGGTATAACATATAGGTTCTACACAGACCTTTCAGAACCTAATATTATGGATGATAAACCGTTTTTGGAAATCAATATGCTTGACCTGAAAGACACGCAAATAGAAGAATTGAAGAAGTTCCACAAATCGTATTTTGATGTTGATATGATTTTGAGTTCAGCGAGCGAACTTAAATACATGGGGGAACTGAGAACCGTCATCGGGAAAGAGTTCACGACCCCCTCCCCTGATTTTGTACGTTTTTTCGGGAAGCAAGTGTATGATGGGGTATTTACCCCTAAAGTGCTTGAACAGTTCTCAACGCTTGTAAAACGCACAATCAACAACTATGTTAGCGATATAATATCAGACCGATTGAAAGCCGCCATAAAAGACGAAGAACAACCTGCAGAACAGAACATCACAACAGTTCAACAGCCGACAGATGAAGAACAACCCGACAACGGCATTGTAACCACAGCGGAAGAACTGGAAGCATTCTATATCGTGAAATCACTTCTGAGAAACGTTTTCCCGGTTGAACGAATCACTTATAAAGATACACGTTCTTATTTCGGGGTTTCCATAGACAATAATGTTCGGAAGACCGTCTGCCGCTTTTATTTTGACCCTCCTACAAGAAAACGGCTTGCAATCATTGATGAAAACAAAAGCGAGAAGATGTACAAGTTAAATTCAATCAATGACATTTATAACTATGCCGACACTTTGATTGAGGCGGCAAACAAATATTTATAA
- a CDS encoding phage holin family protein produces MIDYLVTGEFSRIQLRVYIILAMWVVMVMAVCMDLWAGVNSARARGEVINSGGFRRTIGKLGDYWRIQVMALIFDVIGSCIPWYEYPYASMIVTAAIVLIEGRSVWENERAKKGNVAKLPAAIRDIINCTTAKSAEELLKKIKELDDGQKAT; encoded by the coding sequence ATGATTGATTATTTGGTAACGGGAGAATTCTCCCGGATACAGTTGCGGGTGTATATCATCCTAGCCATGTGGGTGGTGATGGTGATGGCGGTTTGTATGGACTTGTGGGCGGGGGTGAATAGTGCCAGGGCTAGGGGAGAAGTGATAAACTCGGGTGGGTTCCGGCGGACGATCGGGAAACTGGGGGATTATTGGCGGATACAGGTGATGGCGTTGATTTTTGACGTGATCGGGAGTTGTATCCCGTGGTATGAATATCCTTATGCCTCGATGATCGTGACGGCGGCGATCGTGCTGATCGAGGGACGGAGCGTGTGGGAGAACGAGCGGGCGAAAAAAGGAAACGTGGCGAAGTTGCCGGCAGCGATCCGGGATATTATCAATTGCACGACGGCGAAGAGTGCCGAGGAGTTGTTGAAAAAGATAAAAGAACTGGATGATGGACAAAAGGCAACTTAG
- a CDS encoding heavy-metal-associated domain-containing protein gives MKTSKFKTTAKCGGCVAKIGETLDKVVARDQWNIDLSTPDRVLTITSDLSDDRVIELVKEAGFKAEKLR, from the coding sequence ATGAAAACAAGTAAATTCAAAACCACCGCCAAATGTGGCGGATGCGTTGCCAAAATCGGTGAAACGCTGGATAAAGTAGTCGCTCGTGACCAATGGAATATCGATCTCTCCACTCCCGACCGGGTGTTGACGATTACTTCCGATTTGTCAGATGACCGGGTAATCGAGCTGGTAAAAGAGGCCGGGTTTAAGGCTGAGAAATTGAGATAA
- a CDS encoding DUF5106 domain-containing protein translates to MSKSRIVRVWIVAACLSLVISACSSSHKKQGKEESKSTESKSFQLPEIPPVYTDQRERAKYMVAHYWDKFNFADTSLIHVPEVSEQAFVDFLQVLPYVPYADVEKEISGMLDKALLADTLMFAYFTELYDKYLYDPNSPMLNEEFYIPVLKYIVNSERVGEVDKMRPAFRLEMALKNRVGNPATDFTYTLPSGKKGKLSGINADYTILFFNNPDCNACRAIKAEVEASGLVKSLLNVKVQDNRKKLVFLSVFPDPELEVWRRMLPEQPKEWICTYDDGQVITKERLYDLRAIPTFYLLDREKRVLLKDAPFRIIEAYLGEREGL, encoded by the coding sequence ATGAGTAAGAGTAGGATCGTTCGGGTTTGGATAGTTGCGGCGTGTTTATCGCTAGTAATTTCCGCTTGTTCTTCTTCCCATAAGAAACAGGGAAAAGAGGAATCTAAAAGTACAGAAAGTAAATCGTTCCAGCTTCCGGAAATTCCACCTGTTTATACCGACCAGCGGGAACGAGCCAAGTATATGGTGGCTCATTACTGGGATAAATTCAATTTTGCCGATACATCCCTGATTCACGTGCCGGAAGTCTCCGAACAAGCTTTCGTGGACTTCTTGCAGGTATTACCTTATGTCCCGTATGCCGATGTCGAGAAAGAGATTTCCGGGATGCTGGATAAGGCGTTGTTGGCCGACACGTTGATGTTTGCTTATTTCACGGAATTGTATGATAAATATCTTTATGATCCGAATTCCCCGATGTTGAACGAGGAATTTTATATTCCCGTGTTGAAATATATCGTGAATTCCGAACGGGTTGGAGAAGTGGATAAAATGCGTCCCGCTTTTCGGCTGGAGATGGCATTAAAGAATCGGGTGGGGAATCCGGCAACCGATTTCACCTATACATTACCTTCCGGGAAGAAAGGGAAATTGTCGGGCATAAACGCAGATTACACGATTCTCTTCTTCAATAATCCCGATTGTAATGCCTGCCGGGCCATTAAGGCCGAGGTGGAAGCATCCGGGTTGGTGAAGAGTTTGTTGAATGTCAAAGTACAGGATAACCGGAAAAAACTGGTGTTCTTATCTGTTTTTCCTGATCCCGAGCTGGAGGTGTGGCGGAGAATGTTGCCGGAACAACCGAAAGAATGGATTTGTACTTATGATGACGGTCAAGTGATCACGAAGGAACGTCTCTATGATTTGCGGGCGATCCCGACATTCTATTTGTTGGATCGAGAGAAACGGGTTTTGTTGAAGGATGCTCCCTTCCGGATAATCGAGGCCTATTTGGGAGAGAGGGAGGGGTTATAA
- a CDS encoding winged helix-turn-helix transcriptional regulator — translation MENFYTNDNCPIRDVLSRLGDKWSMLVLVTLNANGTMRFCDVHKAIADISQRMLTVTLRTLEADGLISRKVYAEVPPRVEYRLTELGESLMPRVQMLVDWALEHMSEIMKHREVMAK, via the coding sequence ATGGAAAATTTTTACACGAACGATAATTGTCCCATTCGTGATGTTTTGAGTCGCTTGGGTGACAAATGGTCAATGCTCGTCCTCGTGACGTTGAATGCGAACGGAACCATGCGATTCTGTGATGTTCATAAAGCGATTGCCGACATTTCCCAGCGTATGCTGACGGTCACCCTGCGGACGTTGGAGGCCGACGGGCTAATTTCGCGGAAGGTATATGCCGAGGTGCCGCCGCGGGTGGAATATCGGCTCACGGAGCTGGGTGAAAGCTTGATGCCGCGGGTACAGATGCTGGTGGATTGGGCATTGGAACACATGAGTGAAATCATGAAGCATCGGGAAGTGATGGCCAAATAA
- a CDS encoding helix-turn-helix domain-containing protein, with amino-acid sequence MKKAVVNELISTMREVTPKEGNLANILMDILCMSKEAIYRRLRGEVAFTFSEVAIIAGQLGISLDKIIGNSMSSGAMFDLNVLNLADPMDTYCEILVRYQRLFRYVKVDPTTEVVTASNTIPYTFYAPYEHLSKFRIGRWLYQNERLRTPTSLSDIVLPEKLVKIQKELIEDLRLVKKTCFVLDENLFSSFVKEIKYFSELGLVSTTDVQDMKKELYQLLRELEILSEKGSYHNGNSLSVYLSNVNFEATYSYVEKARFQICFLRVYSINSMDSRDSKICDYQKKWIHSLKRHSTLISQSGEIQRMMFFNEQKKVVDAL; translated from the coding sequence ATGAAGAAAGCCGTGGTAAATGAATTAATCAGCACGATGCGCGAGGTTACCCCTAAAGAGGGTAATCTTGCTAATATCCTTATGGATATATTGTGCATGAGTAAGGAGGCGATTTACCGGAGATTAAGGGGGGAGGTGGCTTTTACGTTTAGCGAGGTAGCGATCATCGCCGGCCAGTTGGGCATATCGTTGGATAAGATAATCGGTAACAGTATGTCCAGTGGGGCGATGTTCGATTTGAACGTGCTTAATTTGGCGGATCCCATGGATACCTATTGCGAAATTCTGGTGCGTTATCAGAGACTTTTCCGTTACGTGAAAGTGGATCCGACGACGGAGGTCGTGACCGCATCGAACACGATTCCTTATACATTTTACGCCCCTTACGAACATTTGTCAAAGTTCCGGATTGGCAGGTGGTTATATCAGAACGAACGTTTGAGAACTCCCACGTCCTTGTCCGATATCGTTCTTCCGGAAAAATTAGTAAAAATTCAGAAAGAATTAATTGAAGATTTAAGACTTGTCAAGAAGACTTGTTTTGTCCTGGATGAAAATCTCTTCAGTTCGTTCGTTAAGGAGATCAAGTATTTCTCTGAATTGGGACTGGTTTCGACGACAGACGTGCAGGACATGAAGAAGGAGTTATACCAGCTTTTACGCGAGCTGGAAATATTGTCTGAAAAAGGATCATATCACAATGGAAACAGCTTGTCGGTTTATCTTTCTAACGTGAATTTTGAAGCGACATATAGTTACGTGGAAAAGGCCAGATTCCAGATATGCTTTTTGCGAGTTTATTCGATCAATTCGATGGATTCACGAGACAGTAAAATATGCGATTACCAAAAAAAATGGATTCATTCGTTGAAGAGGCATTCCACTCTGATCTCGCAAAGTGGTGAGATACAACGGATGATGTTTTTTAATGAGCAAAAGAAAGTAGTAGACGCGTTATAG
- a CDS encoding Fur family transcriptional regulator has protein sequence MDEKVYLEKLEKREIKPTAMRLLILKAMTRFTRAFSLLDLETELDTVDKSTIFRTINLFLDHHLIHVIDDGSGSLKYSVCSNECTCSIDDLHAHFYCRNCHKTFCLRKIHVPTVALPGDFTLESINYVLKGLCAECSSRVES, from the coding sequence ATGGACGAGAAGGTATATTTGGAAAAACTGGAAAAGCGGGAGATCAAGCCGACGGCCATGCGGCTGTTGATTCTGAAGGCGATGACCCGCTTTACCCGGGCGTTTAGCCTACTGGACCTAGAGACGGAATTGGATACCGTGGATAAATCGACGATATTCCGGACGATTAATCTGTTTTTGGATCATCACTTGATTCACGTGATTGATGACGGTTCCGGTTCGTTGAAATATTCGGTATGCAGTAATGAATGTACCTGTTCTATCGATGATCTTCACGCTCATTTCTATTGTCGGAATTGCCACAAGACTTTTTGTTTAAGAAAAATTCACGTGCCCACGGTGGCCTTGCCCGGCGATTTTACGTTAGAAAGTATAAACTACGTGTTGAAGGGGTTATGTGCCGAGTGTTCTTCACGGGTGGAATCGTAA
- a CDS encoding heavy metal translocating P-type ATPase, producing MKKYSAELISFGLLVCGIGLSWGNVAWFQVEIVRFVWYLVAFIPVGFPVLKEAVECLREKEYFNEFMLMSLAAIGAFYIGEYPEGVAVMLFYSIGEKFQDSAVSRARSNIRALLDVRPEQATVIRDGQEKIEKPEQVRVGEIIEIKVGERVPLDGIMQGDVAAFNTAALTGESVPRNIRTGEDVLAGMIVTDRVVRVKVTKPYDQSALARILEMVQNASERKAPAELFIRKFARIYTPVVTGLAVLIVLVPWIVSWVQPDFSFVLNDWLYRALVFLVISCPCALVVSIPLGYFGGIGAASRQGILFKGGNYLDAITKINTVVFDKTGTLTKGVFEVQQVHVREGFTEEEVVQTIASVESRSNHPIAKAVGQYAKSRQISIRRDVEVSELAGYGLKTLVDGREVLVGNTRLLEKYGISFPSELTGVPETLVVCAVNGVYIGHLLLADTVKEDAKEAVAALKKLNIDNIQILSGDKQTIVSKLAGYLGVDEAYGDLLPEDKVAHVEALKSDPGRRVAFVGDGINDAPVLALSDVGVAMGGLGSDAAIEIADVVLQTDQPGRLAMAIRIGKETRRIIWQNITLAFGVKLIVLVLGAGGLATMWEAVFADVGVALLAILNAIRIQKRAR from the coding sequence ATGAAAAAATATAGTGCAGAATTGATTTCCTTTGGGCTGTTGGTTTGCGGAATCGGTTTATCTTGGGGGAATGTCGCTTGGTTTCAGGTGGAAATCGTGCGATTTGTATGGTATTTGGTCGCTTTTATTCCGGTAGGGTTTCCCGTGTTGAAAGAGGCCGTGGAGTGCTTGCGGGAAAAGGAGTACTTTAACGAATTCATGTTGATGTCACTGGCAGCCATCGGGGCCTTTTATATCGGGGAGTACCCGGAAGGCGTGGCCGTGATGTTATTTTACTCCATCGGTGAGAAATTCCAAGATAGTGCGGTGAGTCGGGCCCGGTCGAATATCCGGGCTTTACTTGATGTACGTCCGGAGCAGGCGACGGTTATTCGTGACGGGCAAGAAAAGATCGAGAAACCGGAACAAGTTCGTGTCGGGGAGATCATCGAGATCAAGGTGGGGGAACGGGTACCCTTGGACGGGATCATGCAGGGTGACGTGGCGGCTTTTAACACGGCGGCTTTGACCGGGGAGAGCGTGCCTCGGAACATCCGTACGGGAGAGGATGTGCTGGCGGGGATGATCGTGACCGACCGGGTTGTGCGGGTGAAGGTCACGAAACCCTATGATCAGAGTGCTCTGGCCCGGATTCTGGAAATGGTACAGAACGCCTCCGAGCGTAAAGCTCCCGCGGAACTTTTTATCCGGAAGTTTGCCCGGATCTACACGCCCGTGGTCACGGGGTTGGCCGTGTTGATCGTGCTGGTTCCTTGGATCGTGTCGTGGGTACAACCGGACTTCTCTTTCGTGCTGAATGATTGGTTGTACCGGGCGCTCGTGTTTCTGGTAATATCCTGCCCGTGCGCGCTGGTGGTCAGTATCCCGCTGGGGTATTTCGGGGGAATCGGGGCGGCATCCCGGCAGGGAATTCTCTTTAAAGGGGGAAACTACTTGGATGCAATCACGAAGATTAACACGGTTGTATTCGATAAGACCGGGACGTTGACGAAGGGAGTGTTCGAGGTGCAGCAAGTACACGTCCGGGAGGGTTTTACCGAAGAGGAGGTTGTGCAAACAATTGCCTCTGTCGAGAGCCGGAGCAATCACCCGATAGCCAAGGCGGTCGGGCAATATGCTAAATCCCGGCAAATCTCCATCCGGCGGGACGTGGAGGTCTCCGAGCTGGCAGGCTACGGATTGAAGACGCTTGTTGACGGGCGGGAGGTACTGGTGGGAAATACTCGTTTGTTGGAGAAATACGGGATCTCGTTCCCGTCCGAGCTGACCGGGGTTCCCGAAACGCTTGTCGTGTGTGCGGTAAATGGCGTGTACATCGGTCACTTGTTGCTGGCGGACACCGTGAAAGAAGATGCTAAAGAAGCCGTTGCAGCATTAAAAAAATTAAATATTGATAATATTCAGATATTATCGGGAGATAAACAAACAATTGTTTCTAAATTAGCAGGGTATTTAGGCGTGGACGAGGCCTACGGGGATTTGTTGCCCGAGGACAAGGTGGCGCACGTGGAGGCATTGAAGAGCGATCCGGGAAGGCGTGTTGCTTTCGTGGGTGACGGGATTAATGATGCCCCGGTGCTTGCCCTGAGCGACGTGGGAGTTGCCATGGGGGGCTTGGGAAGTGACGCTGCGATTGAGATTGCGGATGTGGTTCTCCAGACGGATCAGCCCGGTCGGTTGGCCATGGCGATCCGGATCGGGAAGGAGACCCGCCGGATCATCTGGCAGAACATCACGCTGGCTTTCGGGGTAAAACTGATCGTGCTGGTACTGGGAGCCGGGGGACTCGCCACCATGTGGGAGGCCGTGTTTGCCGATGTCGGGGTAGCCTTGTTGGCAATTTTGAACGCGATAAGAATACAGAAACGAGCAAGATAG